In Holophagales bacterium, one DNA window encodes the following:
- a CDS encoding aquaporin: MEAAGLGLFMLSAGLCATLLEGPGSLLLVRIADPLARRALTGLAMGLTAMALIYSPWGRRSGAHLNPAITLTFFRLGKVSRADVVAYPLAQLAGGLGGVGVVALLMGGRFTAPPVDWVATRPGRYGAAAAFLAEVAMAGMLMLAVLFCSNRPALARYTGGVAATLVALFITFEAPISGMSLNPARSLASLLPSGNCSGLWIYLTAPFVGMLGAAEIYRRIPGHLPVLCGKLCHDHALPCPFDCGYCLHPREERESR; the protein is encoded by the coding sequence ATGGAGGCCGCCGGCCTCGGGCTGTTCATGCTCTCGGCCGGGCTCTGCGCCACCCTGCTCGAAGGCCCCGGTTCGCTGCTGCTCGTGCGGATCGCGGATCCTCTCGCTCGCCGCGCGCTCACGGGTCTGGCCATGGGCCTGACGGCGATGGCGCTCATCTACTCGCCGTGGGGCCGGCGGTCGGGAGCGCATCTCAATCCGGCGATCACCCTGACGTTCTTTCGTCTCGGCAAGGTGTCGCGCGCCGACGTTGTGGCCTACCCGTTGGCCCAGCTTGCCGGGGGCCTCGGCGGAGTGGGTGTCGTCGCCCTGCTCATGGGCGGACGATTCACCGCACCGCCCGTCGACTGGGTCGCGACCCGGCCGGGAAGGTACGGTGCGGCGGCGGCCTTTCTCGCCGAGGTCGCGATGGCCGGGATGTTGATGCTCGCCGTGCTCTTCTGCTCGAACCGGCCCGCGCTCGCGCGCTACACCGGAGGGGTGGCGGCCACGCTCGTCGCGCTCTTCATTACCTTCGAGGCGCCGATCTCGGGCATGAGCCTGAATCCGGCCCGCAGCCTCGCGTCGCTCCTTCCTTCGGGCAACTGCAGCGGGCTCTGGATCTACCTGACCGCTCCGTTCGTCGGGATGCTCGGGGCGGCGGAGATCTACCGTCGGATCCCCGGTCATCTGCCGGTCCTCTGCGGCAAGCTCTGCCACGACCATGCGTTGCCCTGTCCGTTCGACTGCGGCTACTGCCTTCACCCTCGAGAGGAGCGGGAAAGTCGATGA
- a CDS encoding glycogen debranching enzyme family protein, which produces MAPGTETTRGRERREASAESNSIPGSRFVADELADFERASALEWLETNGLGGWASSTVSGAHTRRYHGLLVAATRPPADRRVLLSKLEETLVLGGAGASARIELGANQFPGVVHPRGFESLAEFTRAELPRWTYAGGGFRLRKTIAAVHGENTTIVLYELLESEGLSRGAEGGKAASTPVETPAVALELRPLFAGREIHSLGAAEPGRIWRASGVSAGCVRFSSGATETAVFVDVGGAEFRAGGDWYYRFEYAEERARGFDFREDLYLPGVFTVQLAIGQPVGVVISTAERPGRDARRLLADELARRQGLVARAGVEHPLARRLVLAADQFMVARSGANAGGATLLAGYPWFADWGRDAMIALPGLCLATGRAGEAREVLRAFLGALSEGMLPNRFPEQGEAPEYNTVDATLWLFVAGERYFRATGDAEFVRTELLPRLEEVLTWHGRGTRYGIGVGGDGLLRAGAPGVQLTWMDAKVGEEVVTPRSGMPVEIEALWYNALRITAAFHRRFGGRERAAMLRQLAAVVRRRFEERFWNDSVGALFDVVSAEGRDPSCRPNQIYALSLPYPLLGREKAAAVLATVEQRLLTPRGLRSLAADEPGYCRRYEGGPAERDRAYHQGTVWSFLLGAYVDAIVRYRGSAGRRQGRELLSAFATHLDEACLGSVSEIFDAEPPHRPRGAFAQAWSVGELLRSALCVGLR; this is translated from the coding sequence ATGGCGCCGGGAACCGAAACGACGCGCGGGCGCGAGCGACGCGAAGCCTCGGCGGAATCGAATTCCATTCCGGGTTCGCGCTTCGTTGCCGACGAGCTCGCCGACTTCGAGCGCGCTTCCGCTCTCGAGTGGCTGGAGACCAACGGTCTCGGCGGCTGGGCGAGCTCGACGGTCTCGGGTGCGCACACCCGTCGCTACCATGGCCTGCTGGTCGCCGCCACTCGGCCTCCCGCCGATCGCCGCGTCCTGCTCTCGAAGCTCGAGGAGACGCTGGTCCTCGGCGGGGCAGGAGCGAGCGCCAGGATCGAGCTCGGCGCGAACCAGTTTCCCGGCGTGGTGCATCCGCGCGGGTTCGAGAGCCTGGCGGAGTTCACGCGGGCGGAGCTTCCGCGCTGGACGTACGCGGGTGGGGGTTTCCGGCTCCGCAAGACGATCGCCGCCGTTCATGGCGAGAACACGACGATCGTGCTCTACGAGCTTCTGGAGTCGGAGGGCCTGTCGCGAGGAGCCGAAGGTGGCAAGGCGGCTTCCACGCCGGTCGAGACTCCGGCGGTCGCGCTCGAGCTGCGGCCGCTCTTTGCCGGCCGCGAGATCCACTCCTTGGGCGCCGCCGAACCCGGGCGGATCTGGCGCGCCTCCGGCGTGTCGGCCGGTTGCGTGCGCTTCTCCTCGGGGGCTACCGAGACGGCGGTGTTCGTCGACGTGGGGGGCGCGGAGTTCCGCGCCGGCGGCGATTGGTACTACCGTTTCGAGTACGCCGAAGAGCGCGCGCGAGGATTCGACTTTCGCGAAGACCTCTACCTGCCAGGTGTCTTCACCGTCCAGCTGGCGATCGGCCAACCGGTGGGCGTCGTGATCTCCACCGCGGAGCGCCCCGGACGCGACGCCCGGCGCCTGTTGGCCGACGAGCTCGCCCGTCGCCAGGGCTTGGTGGCGCGGGCCGGAGTGGAGCATCCGTTGGCGCGCCGGCTGGTGCTCGCCGCAGATCAGTTCATGGTGGCACGCTCGGGGGCGAACGCCGGGGGAGCGACCCTCCTCGCCGGCTATCCCTGGTTCGCCGATTGGGGGCGGGACGCGATGATCGCGCTGCCCGGGCTCTGCCTCGCGACCGGGCGGGCCGGGGAGGCCCGTGAGGTTCTGCGTGCGTTCCTCGGAGCCCTCTCCGAAGGGATGTTGCCGAACCGCTTCCCGGAGCAGGGAGAGGCGCCGGAGTACAACACCGTCGACGCCACGCTCTGGTTGTTCGTCGCCGGCGAGCGCTACTTCCGGGCGACCGGCGATGCGGAGTTCGTCCGCACCGAGCTTCTGCCGCGTCTCGAAGAGGTCCTGACCTGGCATGGTCGGGGCACGCGCTACGGCATCGGCGTGGGCGGCGACGGCCTGCTGAGGGCTGGCGCGCCCGGCGTCCAGCTCACCTGGATGGACGCCAAGGTCGGCGAGGAGGTGGTGACGCCGCGCTCCGGCATGCCGGTCGAGATCGAGGCGCTCTGGTACAACGCCCTGCGCATCACCGCGGCGTTCCACCGTCGCTTCGGCGGCCGCGAGCGTGCCGCGATGCTGCGCCAGCTCGCCGCGGTCGTGAGGCGGCGCTTCGAGGAGCGCTTCTGGAACGATTCCGTCGGAGCGCTCTTCGATGTCGTCTCCGCGGAGGGCCGCGATCCATCCTGTCGCCCGAACCAGATCTACGCTCTCTCGCTGCCCTATCCGTTGTTGGGGCGGGAGAAGGCGGCGGCGGTGCTGGCGACCGTGGAGCAGCGTCTGCTCACGCCGCGCGGCTTGCGCAGCCTCGCCGCCGACGAGCCCGGGTACTGCAGGCGCTACGAGGGTGGGCCGGCCGAGCGGGATCGGGCCTATCACCAGGGGACCGTGTGGAGCTTCCTGCTCGGCGCCTATGTCGACGCGATCGTGCGCTATCGCGGCAGCGCCGGGCGCCGCCAGGGGCGCGAGTTGCTTTCCGCTTTCGCCACCCACCTGGACGAGGCCTGTCTCGGCTCGGTTTCGGAGATCTTCGACGCCGAGCCGCCGCACCGTCCGCGCGGTGCGTTCGCGCAAGCCTGGAGCGTCGGCGAACTGCTGCGCTCGGCGCTCTGCGTGGGGCTGCGATGA
- a CDS encoding GMC family oxidoreductase, with product MSLNHYDVVIIGSGAGGGTLAWKLAPTGKRILLLERGEYVRRERENWDPRAVNVEARYNTRESWADSGGKPLHPHTNYNVGGNTKFYGAALFRLRQQDFGELVHAGGVSPAWPIGYDELEPYYTQAEHLYEVHGERGVDPTEPWSSAPYAHPPVSHEPRIARLAADLAGAGWKPFHVPLGVRLDETRPQSSPCIRCATCDGFPCLVGAKSDAQSICVDPALTAHPNLTLWTGAYVSRLETSASGREVTEIHVERAGERLVISAGIVVVSCGAINSAALLLRSASERHPRGLANGSDVVGRHYMGHINSVLMALSLEPNPTVFQKTLALNDFYFGAPEWQRPMGHISFVGKLDAVTLSAGAPPITPGWSLEAMAKHSLDFWLTSEDLPDPANRVTLDREGGIVLAYRPNNEEGHQRLIAKLKGLMNTIGCHDRLLSRSLFVGQRIPLAGVAHQNGTIRFGSDRSTSALDPLCRAWEVDNLYVVDGSFFPSSGAVNPALTIMANALRVGDHLIERLG from the coding sequence ATGAGCCTGAACCACTACGACGTCGTCATCATCGGCAGTGGTGCCGGTGGCGGCACGCTGGCCTGGAAGCTCGCGCCGACCGGCAAGCGGATCCTATTGCTCGAACGCGGCGAGTACGTGCGCCGCGAACGCGAGAACTGGGACCCGCGGGCCGTCAACGTCGAAGCGCGCTACAACACCCGCGAGAGCTGGGCGGACTCGGGCGGCAAGCCGCTCCATCCGCATACGAACTACAACGTCGGCGGCAACACCAAGTTCTATGGCGCGGCGCTGTTCCGCCTGCGCCAGCAGGACTTCGGCGAGCTCGTGCACGCCGGCGGCGTCTCGCCTGCCTGGCCGATCGGCTACGACGAGCTCGAGCCGTACTACACCCAGGCGGAACATCTCTACGAGGTCCATGGCGAGCGGGGCGTCGATCCCACCGAGCCCTGGAGCTCGGCGCCCTATGCCCACCCGCCGGTCTCGCATGAGCCGAGGATCGCGCGATTGGCGGCGGATCTCGCCGGTGCCGGATGGAAGCCGTTCCACGTGCCGCTCGGCGTCCGGCTCGACGAGACGAGGCCGCAGTCGAGCCCGTGCATTCGCTGCGCGACCTGCGACGGCTTTCCCTGCCTGGTGGGGGCGAAGTCGGATGCGCAATCGATCTGTGTCGACCCGGCGCTCACCGCGCATCCGAACCTGACGCTGTGGACCGGGGCCTACGTCTCTCGTCTGGAGACGAGCGCCTCGGGGCGCGAGGTCACCGAGATCCACGTCGAACGGGCGGGGGAGCGGCTGGTGATCTCCGCCGGCATCGTGGTGGTCTCGTGCGGGGCGATCAACTCGGCAGCGCTTCTCCTGCGGTCGGCCTCGGAGCGCCACCCGCGTGGGCTCGCCAACGGCTCGGACGTCGTCGGTCGCCACTACATGGGGCACATCAACTCGGTGCTGATGGCGCTCTCGCTCGAGCCGAATCCGACGGTCTTCCAGAAGACGCTGGCGCTCAACGACTTCTACTTCGGCGCGCCGGAATGGCAGCGACCGATGGGGCACATCTCTTTCGTCGGCAAGCTCGATGCCGTCACCCTCAGCGCGGGCGCGCCGCCGATCACGCCCGGCTGGTCGCTCGAGGCGATGGCGAAGCACTCGCTCGATTTCTGGCTCACCTCGGAGGACCTGCCGGATCCGGCGAACCGCGTGACGCTCGATCGCGAGGGCGGCATCGTGCTCGCCTACCGGCCGAACAACGAGGAGGGACACCAGCGCCTGATCGCCAAGCTCAAGGGACTGATGAACACGATCGGCTGCCACGATCGTCTGCTCTCGCGCAGCCTCTTCGTCGGTCAGCGGATTCCGCTCGCCGGCGTCGCGCACCAGAACGGCACCATCCGCTTCGGCTCCGATCGTTCGACGTCGGCGCTCGATCCGCTCTGCCGGGCGTGGGAGGTCGACAACCTCTATGTCGTGGACGGCTCGTTCTTCCCCTCCTCCGGTGCCGTCAATCCGGCGCTGACCATCATGGCCAACGCCCTGCGTGTGGGCGATCACCTGATCGAGAGGCTGGGCTGA
- a CDS encoding glucosidase codes for MNAERRRLAEAKAGEKAWRRWGAYLSERQWGTVREDYSADGAAWGSFPFEMASARAYRWGEDGIAGLADDRQLLCFSVAMWNGRDPILKERLFGLSGPQGNHGEDVKELYYYLDALPTHSYLKMLYKYVQAKFPYEWLREENRRRGKSEPEFELLDTGLFEEDRYFDLQVEVAKADAEDLLIEIAATNRGPEAARLVLLPQLWFRNVWSWGAFTRSAIGEVDGASGRRPELSVSGGAVRASHPELGTMWLQPDGAPTLLFTDNDTNAAKLWDAEPCAGYFKDGIEEAVVRGNTAAVHPARRGTKMAMRYDLDIAAGGTEVVRLRLSRRAHARPFEGFAETVAARRADADAFYAELQEGVADAEARRVQRQAWAGMIWSQQFYHLDVPRWLEGDPGQPAPPAARRHGRNHEWTHLNNADVISMPDKWEYPWYAAWDLAFHCLPLARLDPEFAKSQLILLTREWYMHPNGQLPAYEWAFGDVNPPVHAWAAWRVFEIDREISGRADRAFLERVFHKLMLNFTWWVNRKDVEGRNVFQGGFLGLDNIGVFDRSAELPTGGHIDQADGTAWMAMYSLNLMRIALELALDNPVYEDIATKFFEHFLYIAAAMKDVGGREIDLWDEEDEFFYDVLHTGDGTARPLKVRSMVGLIPLFAVEILDAGLLSRVPDFAARLQWFLDYRPDLAGLVSRWHQPGKGDRRLLSLLRGHRMKAVLSRLLDESEFLSDHGVRALSRFHREHPFTIAAGGRTFAVDYQPGESDSGLFGGNSNWRGPVWFPVNFLIIESLRRFASYYGEDLRVECPVGSGTMLPLGAAADELARRLVSLFLPDARGRRPLFGGAEKLQSDPHFRDHLLFFEYFHGDSGRGVGASHQTGWTGLVAELIR; via the coding sequence ATGAACGCGGAGCGCAGAAGGCTGGCGGAGGCGAAGGCTGGAGAGAAGGCCTGGCGGCGCTGGGGCGCCTATCTCTCGGAGCGGCAGTGGGGGACGGTGCGCGAGGATTACTCGGCCGACGGCGCAGCCTGGGGCTCCTTCCCGTTCGAGATGGCGAGCGCCCGCGCCTATCGTTGGGGAGAGGACGGCATCGCGGGCCTCGCGGACGATCGTCAGCTGCTCTGTTTCTCGGTGGCGATGTGGAACGGGCGCGATCCGATTCTCAAGGAGCGCCTGTTCGGTCTCTCCGGGCCTCAGGGCAACCACGGCGAGGACGTCAAAGAGCTCTACTACTACCTCGACGCCTTGCCGACCCACTCCTACCTGAAGATGCTCTACAAGTACGTGCAGGCCAAATTCCCCTACGAGTGGCTCCGGGAGGAGAACCGGCGGCGCGGCAAGAGCGAGCCCGAGTTCGAGCTCTTGGACACCGGCCTCTTCGAGGAGGATCGCTACTTCGACCTCCAGGTCGAGGTGGCGAAGGCCGACGCCGAGGACCTCCTGATCGAGATCGCGGCGACCAATCGGGGACCGGAAGCGGCCCGGCTGGTGCTCCTGCCGCAGCTTTGGTTCCGCAACGTCTGGAGTTGGGGGGCGTTCACCCGCTCGGCGATCGGCGAGGTCGACGGCGCCAGCGGTCGCCGTCCCGAGCTGAGTGTCAGCGGGGGCGCCGTGCGGGCATCGCACCCGGAGCTCGGCACGATGTGGCTGCAGCCCGACGGCGCCCCGACGTTGCTCTTCACCGACAACGACACCAACGCCGCGAAGCTGTGGGACGCCGAGCCATGCGCGGGCTACTTCAAGGACGGCATCGAGGAGGCGGTGGTTCGCGGGAATACGGCGGCGGTCCATCCGGCGAGGCGCGGCACGAAGATGGCGATGCGCTATGACCTCGACATCGCCGCGGGAGGGACCGAGGTCGTTCGCCTGCGCCTCTCGCGCCGAGCTCATGCGCGACCGTTCGAGGGCTTCGCGGAGACGGTCGCGGCACGGCGTGCCGACGCCGACGCCTTCTACGCCGAGCTCCAGGAGGGAGTGGCCGATGCCGAGGCCCGGCGCGTTCAGCGTCAAGCCTGGGCGGGCATGATCTGGAGCCAGCAGTTCTACCACCTCGACGTTCCGCGCTGGCTCGAGGGCGACCCGGGTCAGCCGGCTCCTCCTGCGGCGCGTCGGCACGGGCGCAACCACGAATGGACGCATCTCAACAACGCCGACGTGATCTCGATGCCGGACAAGTGGGAGTACCCCTGGTACGCAGCGTGGGATCTCGCCTTTCACTGCCTGCCGTTGGCGCGGCTCGATCCGGAGTTCGCCAAGAGCCAGCTGATCCTGCTGACGCGCGAGTGGTACATGCACCCCAACGGTCAGCTCCCGGCCTACGAGTGGGCCTTCGGGGACGTCAACCCGCCGGTGCACGCCTGGGCCGCCTGGCGCGTCTTCGAGATCGACCGCGAGATCTCGGGCCGCGCCGATCGCGCCTTCCTCGAGCGCGTCTTCCACAAGCTGATGCTGAACTTCACCTGGTGGGTCAACCGCAAGGACGTCGAAGGGCGCAACGTCTTCCAGGGCGGCTTTCTCGGTCTCGACAACATCGGGGTCTTCGACCGCTCGGCGGAGCTGCCGACCGGCGGTCACATCGACCAGGCCGACGGCACCGCCTGGATGGCGATGTACTCGCTCAATCTGATGCGGATCGCGCTCGAGCTGGCGCTCGACAACCCGGTCTACGAGGACATCGCCACCAAGTTCTTCGAGCATTTCCTCTACATCGCCGCGGCGATGAAGGACGTCGGTGGTCGCGAGATCGACCTCTGGGACGAAGAGGACGAGTTCTTCTACGACGTGCTCCACACCGGCGACGGCACCGCGCGACCGCTCAAGGTGCGCTCGATGGTCGGCCTCATTCCGCTCTTCGCGGTCGAGATCCTCGACGCCGGCCTGCTTTCGCGCGTCCCCGACTTCGCCGCCCGGTTGCAGTGGTTCCTCGACTACCGCCCCGACCTCGCCGGGCTCGTGTCGCGCTGGCATCAGCCGGGCAAGGGGGATCGTCGCCTGCTCTCGCTGCTGCGGGGCCATCGCATGAAGGCGGTGCTCTCGCGCCTGCTCGACGAGAGCGAGTTCCTCTCCGATCACGGCGTGCGCGCGCTCTCCCGGTTTCATCGCGAGCATCCGTTCACCATCGCAGCCGGAGGCAGGACGTTCGCGGTCGACTATCAGCCGGGGGAGTCCGACTCGGGGCTCTTCGGCGGCAACTCGAACTGGCGCGGGCCGGTCTGGTTCCCGGTCAACTTCCTCATCATCGAGTCGCTGCGCCGGTTCGCGTCCTACTACGGCGAGGACCTGCGGGTGGAGTGCCCCGTGGGCTCCGGCACCATGCTGCCGCTCGGCGCCGCCGCCGACGAGCTGGCGCGCCGCCTGGTGAGTCTCTTCCTGCCCGATGCTCGCGGTCGCCGTCCGCTCTTCGGTGGGGCGGAGAAACTGCAGAGCGATCCGCACTTCCGCGATCACCTGTTGTTCTTCGAGTACTTCCACGGCGACAGCGGCCGCGGCGTCGGGGCGAGTCATCAGACCGGCTGGACGGGGCTCGTCGCCGAGCTGATTCGCTGA
- a CDS encoding SDR family oxidoreductase, with protein MNDFSGRVAVVSGASGALGGVVARRLFETGASLALIDRGTDRLPGLWPEAQGGNDRLAFFACDLGEADAVDKCVAEITARFGRIDHLFNIAGAYRGGETVEELSAATWAMLWEANFLSTLHLCRAVVPGMRRRASGSIVNVGSKASLGGDAGAAPYSIAKTAVVRLTESLAAELKGESVRVNAVLPGTIDTLANRRAMPEADPRAWVDPLALADAMLFLASPQARAVTGVALPVFGLG; from the coding sequence ATGAACGATTTTTCCGGACGGGTCGCCGTGGTCAGCGGCGCCTCGGGCGCGCTCGGCGGCGTTGTCGCCCGCCGCCTCTTCGAGACCGGCGCGAGCCTGGCGCTGATCGACCGCGGCACCGACCGTCTGCCCGGACTCTGGCCGGAAGCGCAGGGCGGGAACGACCGTCTGGCGTTCTTCGCATGTGATCTCGGCGAGGCAGACGCCGTCGACAAGTGTGTGGCCGAGATTACCGCGCGCTTCGGTCGCATCGATCACCTCTTCAACATCGCCGGCGCCTACCGAGGCGGCGAGACCGTCGAGGAGCTCTCGGCCGCCACCTGGGCGATGCTCTGGGAAGCGAACTTCCTCTCGACGCTCCATCTCTGTCGGGCCGTCGTGCCGGGGATGCGCCGCCGCGCCAGCGGCTCGATCGTCAACGTCGGATCGAAGGCTTCGCTCGGCGGGGATGCCGGCGCCGCTCCCTACAGCATCGCCAAGACGGCGGTGGTGCGACTCACCGAGAGCCTCGCGGCGGAGCTCAAGGGAGAGAGCGTGCGGGTCAACGCCGTCTTGCCGGGCACGATCGACACGCTGGCCAACCGGCGCGCCATGCCCGAGGCGGATCCGCGTGCCTGGGTCGATCCGCTGGCGCTCGCCGACGCGATGCTGTTCCTCGCCTCGCCGCAAGCGCGGGCGGTGACCGGTGTCGCGCTGCCGGTCTTCGGTCTCGGCTGA
- the aroC gene encoding chorismate synthase yields the protein MSPLRFDTAGESHGPGLTAILSGMPAGVPVDFDMLARDLARRQHGYGRGRRMQIEQDEAEIRGGVRDGETLGSPIALWIVNRDWPNWQKVMAVGAVDAEAAERRRLHSPRPGHADLAGGRKYLRDDLRDVLERASARESAARVAVGALAKMLLAAFGIEIRSGLRSLGSVGGDRPTPTWSDLLAVDEASPLRAIARDLEPAMIALVDEAKLRGDTLGGAVTIIAHGVPSGLGSHVAWDRKLDGRIAQAMLSIPAIKGFEIGSAIAAAAGFGSAAHDAIVPGPDGTLTRPTNRAGGLEGGITNGEDVVVTLYKKPIATLREGLPSVDLDTGEATAAQYERSDVTAAPAAGVIGEAMLAWVLADALIEKLGGDSLAEMQAHYASTRELERSWPRSPSAASRRAT from the coding sequence GTGAGCCCTCTTCGCTTCGACACCGCCGGTGAAAGCCACGGACCCGGCCTCACGGCGATCCTCTCGGGGATGCCGGCGGGGGTGCCGGTCGACTTCGACATGCTCGCGCGTGACCTCGCGCGGCGGCAGCACGGATACGGCCGCGGCCGGCGGATGCAGATCGAGCAAGACGAGGCCGAGATCCGCGGCGGGGTGCGCGACGGCGAAACGCTCGGCTCGCCGATCGCGCTCTGGATCGTCAACCGCGACTGGCCGAACTGGCAGAAGGTGATGGCGGTCGGCGCCGTCGATGCCGAGGCCGCCGAGAGGCGACGGCTCCACTCGCCGCGACCAGGCCACGCGGACCTCGCCGGCGGACGAAAGTACCTGCGCGACGATCTGCGCGACGTCCTCGAACGTGCCTCGGCGCGCGAGAGCGCGGCGCGCGTCGCCGTCGGCGCCTTGGCCAAGATGCTCCTCGCCGCCTTCGGGATCGAGATCCGCAGCGGCCTGCGCTCCCTGGGCTCGGTCGGCGGCGATCGGCCGACGCCGACCTGGAGCGACCTGCTCGCGGTCGACGAGGCAAGCCCGCTGCGCGCCATCGCGCGCGATCTCGAGCCGGCGATGATCGCCCTCGTCGACGAGGCCAAGCTGCGCGGCGACACGCTCGGTGGCGCGGTGACGATCATCGCCCACGGCGTGCCGTCCGGGCTCGGCTCGCACGTGGCGTGGGACCGCAAGCTCGACGGGCGGATCGCCCAGGCGATGCTCTCCATTCCCGCCATCAAGGGCTTCGAGATCGGCAGCGCGATCGCCGCCGCCGCCGGCTTCGGCTCTGCCGCCCACGACGCCATCGTCCCCGGTCCTGACGGCACCCTCACGCGCCCCACCAACCGCGCCGGCGGGCTCGAAGGCGGCATCACGAACGGCGAGGACGTCGTCGTCACGCTCTACAAGAAACCGATCGCCACCTTGCGGGAGGGCTTGCCCTCGGTCGACCTGGACACCGGCGAAGCCACGGCCGCCCAGTACGAGCGCAGCGACGTCACCGCCGCCCCGGCGGCCGGCGTGATCGGCGAAGCGATGCTGGCCTGGGTCCTCGCGGACGCCCTGATCGAGAAGCTCGGTGGCGACTCACTCGCCGAGATGCAGGCACACTACGCCTCGACCCGCGAGCTCGAGCGAAGTTGGCCGAGGAGTCCGTCCGCCGCGAGCCGGCGGGCGACGTAG
- a CDS encoding SDR family oxidoreductase, whose amino-acid sequence MQRIGRVLDGQRAIVTGASSGIGAAIAKEMGRAGALVAVNYVTGPEAATAVVDEIVAMGGQAFAVRADVSNEADVLAMFEAVRARLGGLDILVNNAGLQKDSAFHQMTLAQWQKVIDVNLTGQFLCAREAAKEFIAHGVDETRSSAAGKILCISSVHDVIPWAGHANYAASKGGVSMLMKTMAQELAPYRIRVNSVSPGAIKTAINRDAWATPEKEHELLKFIPYGRVGVPEDIARVATWLASDEADYVNGATLYVDGGMVLYPEFGHGG is encoded by the coding sequence ATGCAGCGGATCGGAAGAGTTCTGGATGGACAGCGGGCGATCGTCACCGGCGCGAGCTCCGGCATCGGCGCGGCGATCGCGAAGGAGATGGGTCGCGCCGGCGCTCTGGTGGCGGTCAACTACGTGACCGGCCCGGAGGCGGCAACGGCGGTGGTCGACGAGATCGTGGCGATGGGCGGCCAGGCGTTCGCCGTGCGGGCCGACGTGTCGAACGAAGCCGACGTGCTCGCCATGTTCGAGGCCGTGCGCGCGCGGCTCGGCGGCCTCGACATCCTGGTCAATAACGCCGGGCTCCAGAAGGACTCGGCCTTCCACCAGATGACGCTCGCGCAGTGGCAGAAGGTGATCGACGTCAACCTCACCGGCCAGTTCCTCTGCGCCCGTGAGGCCGCCAAGGAGTTCATCGCCCACGGCGTGGACGAGACGCGCTCCTCGGCCGCCGGCAAGATCCTCTGCATCTCGTCGGTCCACGACGTCATCCCCTGGGCCGGACACGCCAATTACGCGGCCTCGAAGGGCGGCGTGTCGATGCTCATGAAGACGATGGCGCAAGAGCTCGCGCCCTACCGGATCCGCGTCAACTCGGTCTCGCCCGGCGCCATCAAGACGGCGATCAACCGCGACGCCTGGGCGACGCCGGAGAAGGAGCACGAGCTGCTCAAGTTCATTCCGTACGGTCGCGTCGGAGTGCCGGAGGACATCGCCCGCGTGGCCACCTGGCTCGCCAGTGACGAGGCGGACTACGTCAACGGCGCCACGCTCTACGTCGACGGCGGCATGGTGCTCTATCCCGAGTTCGGCCACGGCGGCTGA